The Pseudobdellovibrionaceae bacterium region AAATAAAAAATGAGTTTGTTCTTGTGCAAAAGGCGAAGCTAAAATTTTTGAAGAATATTTTTTATTATTAGTTTGTAAAGTAATATTCCAAACTTTTTGGTTGCGCAAATTTTTATAATTAAAGTTAGAGGTGTATAGGCTAACAAAAAAAATAACATAATCTTTTGCAAGCAGTAACTGCGTGTTGTTTGTTGTTGCAGAAGAACTTACCGACTGCAATTGCTTTTTTAAAGCCGTTTGTATTTTTTCTTGATTTAGCCACAAGGCTTTTACAGTGTAAACGCTATCAAAAGAATTATATATATTTTTTATTTTCACTTCTTTTTTTAAAGTACTAGAGTGCTTAGTGTAGAGTGGTTGTAAAAGCGAGCCAGACTGACAAGAATTTAAAAATAAGAATAAAGTAAAAAATAATTTCATAGGGTTCCTGGTTTGTTGGTTACTGTGGTAAATTTTCTGCAAACTCTATAAAATCTGTATATACTTGTTCTTTTTCTATGTCATTTAAAACTTCATGTTCGCTGTTTAAATAGACTTTTAGATGCTTAGATTTTGCAGGTATTTTTTCAAACATTTGTGTAGTTTTTTTAAAATCTACTATTTTATCTATTCCAGAAGCTTGAATAAGAGTGGGTTTATGTAAGGTTAAAAGCGGTTTTTGTGCTTTGGCGTATGCGGTGTCCATTATATGAAATAAATAAGGAGAAATTTTATGATGCCTGTAAGGGTCGTTGTAGGCGTTTTTTTGTATTTTTTTGTCAGAAGTCAGTTGGCTTGTGGGAATATTGTGTTTGATAGCTAATTGTGGAAAATACCTTAAGCCAATATGGGCCAAAATCAGTTTCCACTTTGAGCCGGAGTCTTTTACTCCCATGGCTGGCGAACTTAAGCTTAAGGCGTCTACTTTTTGTTCTATGCTTTTTGTCCAGGACAGCACATTAATGCAGGCACCCAAAGAATGAGCAAAAGAAATTACCTTCTCTGTTGATTTTTTTTCTGCATTTATTAGGTCTATCATTTTGTTAAGATCAGAGCTGTAACTAGATAAAGAGTCGATGCTGCCGCGATTTCCAGAACTTTTTCCATGTCCGCGTAAATCATAAGCCCAAACCTTCCAAGAGTTATCTGTTAAAAACTTGGCAAAATTTTCATAACAAGAAGAATGCTCGTTCCAACCATGGGTAATTAAAACA contains the following coding sequences:
- a CDS encoding alpha/beta hydrolase — protein: MQLFESYLSNKQHTIFYQTWSGKAPLKGHVLITHGWNEHSSCYENFAKFLTDNSWKVWAYDLRGHGKSSGNRGSIDSLSSYSSDLNKMIDLINAEKKSTEKVISFAHSLGACINVLSWTKSIEQKVDALSLSSPAMGVKDSGSKWKLILAHIGLRYFPQLAIKHNIPTSQLTSDKKIQKNAYNDPYRHHKISPYLFHIMDTAYAKAQKPLLTLHKPTLIQASGIDKIVDFKKTTQMFEKIPAKSKHLKVYLNSEHEVLNDIEKEQVYTDFIEFAENLPQ